From the Burkholderia glumae LMG 2196 = ATCC 33617 genome, one window contains:
- a CDS encoding IS481 family transposase, which produces MSSLNQNVIRHKIGLLNLAAELGNVSKACKVMGLSRDTFYRYQNAVAEGGVDALFDSNRRKPNPKNRVDEATEIAVLAYAIEQPAHGQVRVSNELRRRGIFVSASGVRSIWLRHALSSFKLRLVALEKQVAEKGIVLSEDQVAALERKQDDDVAHGEIETAHPGYLGSQDTFYVGTIKGVGRIYQQTFVDTYSKVAMAKLYTTKTPITAADLLNDRVLPFFEEHGMGVIRMLTDRGTEYCGKPESHDYQLYLALNDIEHTKTKARHPQTNGICERFHKTILQEFYQVAFRHKLYLTLAELQVDLDTWLMYYNGERTHQGKMCCGRTPLQTLIAGKEVWKEKVSHLNLI; this is translated from the coding sequence GTGAGTAGTCTCAACCAAAATGTCATCCGCCACAAGATCGGTCTGCTGAATCTGGCCGCCGAGCTGGGCAACGTGTCGAAAGCCTGCAAGGTGATGGGGCTGTCGCGCGATACGTTCTACCGCTATCAGAACGCCGTGGCCGAGGGCGGCGTCGATGCCCTGTTCGACAGCAATCGGCGCAAGCCGAATCCCAAGAATCGAGTCGATGAAGCGACGGAAATCGCCGTGCTGGCCTATGCCATCGAGCAGCCCGCCCACGGGCAGGTTCGGGTCAGCAACGAATTACGCCGGCGCGGCATTTTCGTGTCTGCATCCGGCGTTCGTTCGATCTGGCTGCGTCACGCGTTGTCGTCCTTCAAGCTGAGGCTCGTGGCGCTGGAGAAGCAGGTCGCTGAAAAAGGCATCGTGCTGAGCGAGGACCAGGTGGCCGCGCTGGAAAGAAAGCAGGACGACGATGTGGCTCATGGCGAAATCGAAACCGCTCATCCCGGCTATCTGGGCTCGCAGGACACGTTCTACGTGGGCACGATCAAGGGCGTAGGCCGGATTTACCAGCAGACCTTCGTCGACACCTACAGCAAAGTGGCGATGGCCAAGCTGTACACGACCAAGACGCCGATCACGGCGGCCGATCTGCTCAATGACCGGGTGTTGCCGTTCTTCGAGGAGCACGGCATGGGTGTGATCCGCATGCTGACCGATCGAGGCACGGAGTATTGCGGCAAGCCGGAATCGCACGATTATCAGCTGTACCTGGCGCTGAACGACATCGAGCACACCAAAACCAAGGCGCGACATCCGCAGACCAATGGCATCTGCGAGCGGTTCCATAAAACCATCCTGCAGGAGTTTTATCAGGTCGCGTTCCGCCACAAGCTCTATCTGACGCTGGCGGAACTGCAGGTCGATCTCGATACTTGGCTGATGTACTACAACGGCGAGCGAACGCATCAAGGTAAGATGTGTTGTGGTCGCACGCCTTTGCAGACGCTCATCGCGGGCAAGGAGGTGTGGAAGGAGAAAGTGAGCCACCTGAATCTGATCTGA
- a CDS encoding glycoside hydrolase family 108 protein encodes MNVTAKIDALIGREGGFSNDPSDRGNWYLGKLEGTMWGVTAAEARANGYLGAMKDMPRATAIAIYASRYWSRPKFDQIDAISTTLAEKLFDIGVNAGPATGVKFMQRALNVLNQGGKAFPDIAADGGIGPMTLAALKAFLQQRGADGHRVLYGMIAAQQSVFYIELAERRPENEAFEYGWQLNRALGV; translated from the coding sequence ATGAATGTCACGGCGAAGATCGACGCGCTGATCGGGCGCGAGGGCGGTTTTTCGAACGATCCGAGCGACCGGGGGAATTGGTATCTCGGCAAGCTGGAGGGGACGATGTGGGGCGTGACGGCCGCCGAGGCGCGGGCGAACGGCTACCTCGGCGCGATGAAGGACATGCCGCGCGCAACGGCCATCGCGATCTACGCGTCGCGCTACTGGTCGCGACCGAAATTCGACCAGATCGACGCGATCTCGACGACGCTGGCCGAGAAGCTGTTCGATATCGGCGTGAACGCGGGGCCGGCAACCGGGGTGAAGTTCATGCAGCGGGCGCTCAACGTGTTGAACCAGGGCGGCAAGGCGTTCCCGGACATCGCGGCCGATGGCGGGATCGGCCCGATGACCCTCGCGGCGCTGAAGGCGTTCCTGCAGCAGCGAGGGGCGGACGGGCATCGCGTGCTGTACGGCATGATTGCCGCGCAGCAGTCGGTGTTCTATATCGAGCTGGCCGAGCGTCGCCCGGAGAACGAGGCGTTCGAGTATGGCTGGCAACTCAACCGTGCGCTGGGAGTGTGA
- a CDS encoding phage late control D family protein, which yields MEAIFQIIANGDDVTKVIQDRVMEIRTVDKPGLDADECTITLDDRDGRIRFPPKGATVKVSLGWEGQGLSMLGEYAVDEVGLRGPPASVVFRGKPANMRATSKTQRYGSWSNVRLADIVGDVARRNKWSAACDVNVVVPRIDQFGESDLHFVTRLARQYGATATVKAGKLIVLPRGGGKSASGKPLPVVTLTPELLLDYDINFPDRASFAAVRTKVHDRKTGRKIDLTIPNPDAPQGAAAVHTERHAFASPQAAKAAATSRLETLNRHTSASRLTMRGRADLSAEKTIALKGFKEGVDGEFLIEAVEHTFASRGWITVVTLNGGNKGKAKVGHKKKSGKKIDLVVPAPT from the coding sequence ATGGAAGCGATCTTTCAGATTATCGCGAACGGCGACGACGTCACCAAGGTGATTCAGGACCGGGTCATGGAGATCCGGACCGTCGACAAGCCTGGCCTGGATGCGGACGAATGCACGATCACGCTCGACGATCGCGACGGCCGGATCCGATTCCCGCCCAAGGGCGCGACGGTCAAGGTGTCGCTGGGATGGGAGGGGCAGGGGCTGTCGATGCTGGGCGAGTATGCCGTCGACGAGGTCGGGCTGCGTGGGCCGCCGGCCAGCGTGGTGTTTCGCGGCAAGCCTGCGAACATGCGGGCGACGTCGAAGACGCAGCGCTACGGGAGCTGGTCGAACGTGCGGCTGGCCGACATCGTCGGCGATGTCGCGCGACGCAACAAGTGGTCGGCCGCGTGCGATGTCAACGTGGTGGTGCCTCGGATCGACCAGTTTGGCGAAAGCGATCTGCATTTCGTGACGCGACTCGCCCGGCAGTATGGAGCGACGGCGACGGTCAAGGCCGGCAAGCTGATCGTGCTGCCCCGAGGCGGCGGCAAGAGCGCGAGCGGCAAGCCGTTGCCGGTGGTGACCCTGACGCCCGAGCTGCTGCTCGACTATGACATCAATTTCCCCGATCGCGCGAGCTTCGCGGCGGTCCGCACCAAGGTCCACGATCGCAAGACGGGGAGGAAAATCGATCTGACGATTCCCAATCCGGATGCGCCGCAAGGGGCGGCCGCGGTTCATACCGAGCGGCACGCCTTCGCCAGTCCGCAGGCGGCGAAGGCGGCCGCCACGTCGAGGCTCGAAACGCTCAATCGGCACACGTCGGCGAGCCGCCTGACGATGCGCGGCCGGGCGGACCTGTCCGCCGAAAAGACGATCGCGCTGAAAGGGTTCAAAGAGGGAGTCGACGGAGAGTTTCTGATCGAGGCGGTCGAGCACACGTTCGCCTCGCGGGGCTGGATCACGGTGGTGACGTTGAATGGAGGAAACAAGGGCAAGGCGAAGGTGGGGCACAAGAAGAAGTCGGGCAAGAAAATCGATCTGGTGGTGCCGGCGCCGACGTAA
- a CDS encoding tail protein X, giving the protein MAKILRTSEGDVLDTLCYRAYGTLQGTVEAVYEANPGLAARPQPFASGVEIVMPDIEAPRDETVSLWT; this is encoded by the coding sequence ATGGCGAAGATTTTAAGAACGTCTGAGGGGGACGTGCTCGATACCTTGTGCTATCGGGCGTACGGAACGCTGCAGGGCACGGTAGAGGCTGTTTACGAGGCGAATCCCGGCCTTGCCGCGAGACCGCAGCCGTTCGCCTCGGGCGTCGAGATTGTCATGCCGGATATCGAGGCGCCGCGCGACGAAACCGTGTCGCTTTGGACATAG
- a CDS encoding phage tail protein: MDLIRQITSAATQASVASERVRQMVRVADRNRAASATTVETLQKLATGNLSSAAELLTGAKSAMSVAGDLFPQVGIVTRSFNATQASVGSILKMADSSSFPLVRSAADSVKSALGGAVNQFSSLVGIKDKAAADADKATSLSSLLPGLADGATSSTPHLMTMAADDGSAFHFNLSTAAFEKLRRATRYRVATQERLNRQEALQPVSEGGETITLSGVVFPTLGAGTTQISKLRAIGSRMKPVRLTTGSGEVLGRWLLQTIEEEQDAMLADGLPRKQSFTVEFGRYGEDFKNV, from the coding sequence ATGGACCTGATCAGACAGATCACGTCGGCCGCGACGCAGGCGAGTGTCGCCTCGGAGCGCGTCCGGCAGATGGTGCGCGTCGCCGATCGCAACCGGGCCGCGAGCGCGACAACGGTCGAGACGTTGCAAAAGCTCGCGACCGGCAATCTCAGCAGCGCGGCCGAGTTGCTGACCGGTGCCAAGAGCGCGATGTCAGTCGCTGGTGATCTGTTCCCCCAAGTCGGGATCGTGACGCGCAGCTTCAACGCCACGCAGGCGTCGGTCGGCTCGATCCTGAAGATGGCGGACAGTTCGAGCTTTCCGCTCGTTCGCTCGGCCGCCGATAGCGTCAAATCGGCACTTGGCGGGGCAGTGAACCAGTTCTCGAGCTTGGTCGGCATCAAGGACAAGGCGGCGGCCGACGCGGACAAGGCGACGAGCCTGAGTTCGTTGTTACCAGGGCTGGCCGATGGTGCGACGTCGAGCACGCCGCACTTGATGACGATGGCGGCCGACGACGGCAGCGCGTTCCATTTCAACCTGTCCACGGCCGCGTTCGAGAAGCTTCGGCGGGCGACGCGATACCGCGTCGCCACGCAGGAGCGCTTGAACCGGCAGGAGGCGTTGCAGCCGGTCAGCGAGGGCGGCGAGACGATCACCTTGTCCGGCGTCGTCTTCCCCACCCTGGGTGCCGGCACGACGCAGATCAGCAAGCTGCGTGCGATCGGCAGCCGCATGAAGCCGGTGCGGCTCACGACGGGCAGCGGCGAAGTGCTGGGCCGCTGGCTGCTGCAGACGATCGAGGAGGAGCAGGACGCCATGCTGGCCGATGGTCTGCCCCGCAAGCAATCCTTCACTGTGGAGTTTGGCCGCTATGGCGAAGATTTTAAGAACGTCTGA
- a CDS encoding phage tail tape measure protein, with amino-acid sequence MAKDIALGIVIGGAVSATFGKAITDTTSKIDGMKKRANDARLWQRQIGETVRLQEEFRRLHAAGDSAADGIRRKLDSNLKSLRDAGVEVSKLDRAYAQLGRTARGLDLKAAGFERMEAGKEAGRGVIGDAVKLSAAVAVPATIAANYQAIIRDISIKAGIARTQQEAAMGVRIRKDAADNGIGRNELADAINQMVAGGMDLDRALNFGPLVAKFAIGQGATTVETAKMIQALQQNAEIVDPRQMSKALEAIAYLGKEGSFESVDMARWFPVLLAEMKKIGITGQDSVTQLGSMLQVQMKTAGGADEAANNLKNWFSKIGSGETERNYAKAGVDYQAKMREAIGKGWSTLEASFVLARAYIERVDPERAKQLAGAAKQFNAEMDPAKRQAQMDAFAETMKTGDLFNDMQVKAALTAYMQNADLYNELKTNAQKASGEIQKDLEARRETSKQIWSEVGQQWDDAMRSIGDALRPVTDLAGKAAKGLGGTVREAADKAPGVTAAVVGVAGAAVAYRGAKALWNIGRGVFDIARGTVLGRGGGGSGVRGDGKGGAAGRALDALAGSAGGVQRVFVVNMPGGAGGLGGGGLADVPASGGKGRAGGGGAARGGRIGRALRAGRSLFGKVAPYAGKIALAGTVLKVGFAAKDAYAVASSTETRERKATQFAGIAGSLAGGFAGAKIGALVGAFGGPIGAAVGGVIGGAIGTFAGDKALSAIARKVFEHKSSEPPVSAEAVAKAAVAGAGDRATPRAGLRVEQTNTFAPVFHVRVESNEADAAEKFLARVSPTLTRMMAEQQRKTTNFSAMFDAPHL; translated from the coding sequence ATGGCAAAGGATATCGCCCTGGGCATCGTGATCGGGGGCGCCGTGTCGGCGACGTTCGGCAAGGCGATCACGGATACGACGTCGAAGATCGACGGTATGAAGAAGCGTGCGAACGATGCTCGCCTCTGGCAGCGGCAGATTGGCGAGACGGTCCGCCTGCAGGAGGAGTTCCGGCGGCTGCATGCCGCCGGGGATAGCGCGGCGGATGGCATCCGCCGCAAGCTGGACAGCAACCTGAAATCGTTGCGCGACGCGGGTGTCGAGGTGAGCAAGCTCGATCGCGCGTATGCCCAACTCGGGCGCACGGCGCGGGGGCTCGATCTGAAGGCGGCCGGTTTCGAGCGGATGGAAGCCGGCAAGGAAGCGGGTCGCGGGGTGATCGGTGACGCGGTCAAGCTGTCGGCGGCCGTGGCGGTGCCTGCGACGATCGCGGCTAACTATCAGGCGATCATTCGCGACATCTCGATCAAGGCCGGCATCGCGCGCACGCAGCAAGAGGCGGCGATGGGCGTGCGCATCCGCAAGGATGCGGCGGACAACGGGATCGGCCGCAACGAGCTGGCCGACGCCATCAACCAGATGGTTGCGGGCGGCATGGATCTCGACCGGGCGCTCAACTTCGGGCCGCTGGTCGCGAAGTTTGCGATCGGGCAGGGCGCGACAACGGTCGAGACGGCGAAGATGATCCAGGCGCTCCAGCAGAACGCAGAGATTGTCGATCCGCGTCAGATGTCGAAAGCGCTGGAGGCGATCGCTTATCTCGGCAAGGAAGGGTCGTTCGAGTCGGTCGACATGGCGCGGTGGTTCCCGGTGCTGCTCGCCGAAATGAAGAAGATCGGCATCACGGGGCAGGATTCCGTCACGCAGTTGGGCTCCATGCTGCAGGTGCAGATGAAGACGGCCGGCGGCGCCGACGAGGCTGCGAACAACCTCAAGAACTGGTTTTCGAAGATCGGCTCGGGGGAGACCGAGCGCAACTACGCGAAAGCCGGGGTCGACTACCAAGCGAAGATGCGCGAGGCGATCGGCAAAGGCTGGTCGACGCTGGAGGCGTCGTTTGTGCTGGCTCGTGCGTACATCGAGCGCGTGGATCCGGAGAGGGCGAAGCAACTGGCTGGCGCGGCCAAGCAGTTCAATGCGGAGATGGATCCGGCGAAGCGGCAAGCGCAGATGGATGCGTTCGCCGAGACGATGAAGACCGGCGATCTGTTCAACGATATGCAGGTCAAGGCGGCGCTGACGGCCTACATGCAGAACGCGGATCTGTACAACGAGCTGAAGACCAACGCGCAGAAGGCAAGCGGCGAGATCCAGAAGGATCTCGAAGCTCGCCGCGAGACGTCCAAGCAGATCTGGAGCGAGGTCGGCCAGCAGTGGGACGACGCGATGCGCAGCATCGGCGACGCGTTGCGGCCGGTCACGGATCTCGCGGGGAAGGCGGCAAAGGGGCTCGGCGGCACGGTGCGCGAAGCGGCGGACAAGGCGCCGGGTGTCACGGCAGCGGTGGTTGGCGTGGCCGGCGCGGCCGTCGCCTATCGCGGGGCAAAGGCACTTTGGAACATCGGGCGCGGTGTGTTCGATATCGCTCGCGGCACGGTTCTGGGCCGTGGCGGGGGAGGCTCCGGCGTCCGTGGCGATGGAAAGGGCGGTGCAGCGGGCAGGGCGCTCGATGCCCTCGCCGGTTCGGCTGGCGGGGTGCAGCGGGTGTTCGTCGTGAACATGCCCGGAGGCGCGGGTGGACTCGGCGGGGGCGGTTTGGCCGATGTCCCGGCGAGCGGCGGTAAGGGACGGGCAGGTGGAGGTGGTGCCGCGCGCGGCGGGCGCATCGGTCGTGCCCTGCGCGCCGGGCGCTCGCTCTTCGGCAAGGTAGCGCCCTATGCCGGAAAGATCGCGCTGGCCGGGACGGTCCTGAAGGTTGGTTTCGCTGCGAAGGACGCGTATGCCGTCGCGTCGAGTACCGAAACGCGCGAGCGTAAGGCGACGCAGTTCGCCGGGATTGCCGGAAGCCTTGCCGGAGGCTTCGCGGGCGCGAAGATCGGCGCTCTAGTCGGTGCCTTCGGTGGTCCGATCGGCGCGGCCGTGGGAGGCGTGATTGGCGGTGCGATCGGCACCTTCGCGGGCGACAAGGCATTGAGCGCGATCGCGCGCAAGGTGTTCGAGCATAAGTCGAGCGAGCCGCCGGTCAGCGCGGAGGCGGTCGCGAAAGCGGCGGTGGCAGGTGCCGGCGACCGCGCTACGCCCCGAGCTGGCCTACGCGTCGAGCAGACGAACACGTTCGCGCCCGTCTTCCATGTACGTGTGGAAAGCAACGAGGCGGACGCGGCCGAGAAGTTTCTGGCGCGGGTCAGTCCGACGTTGACGCGGATGATGGCCGAGCAGCAGCGCAAGACAACCAACTTTTCGGCGATGTTTGATGCGCCGCATCTATGA
- a CDS encoding phage tail assembly protein gives MDKVTVTLAYPIKLNGVECDKFTMRRPKVRDMRGAQKLAPKDEEQQELILFASLAEVSPDDIEEMDMADYARVQDAYYSFRSVRQDGRQDAEGAGEAARA, from the coding sequence ATGGACAAGGTCACCGTCACGCTGGCTTACCCGATCAAGCTGAACGGCGTCGAGTGCGACAAATTCACGATGCGCCGCCCGAAGGTGCGCGACATGCGCGGCGCGCAAAAACTCGCACCGAAAGACGAGGAGCAACAGGAGCTGATCCTGTTCGCTTCGCTCGCCGAGGTGTCGCCGGACGACATCGAGGAGATGGACATGGCCGACTACGCGCGCGTGCAGGACGCCTACTACTCCTTTCGATCCGTACGCCAAGACGGACGCCAAGACGCTGAAGGCGCTGGCGAGGCGGCTCGCGCTTGA
- a CDS encoding phage major tail tube protein: protein MVPETLYNCSVAVDGRGYAGRATGMTPPKLKLKTDDYRAGGMDAPSKVDQGMEALEASFAMASMEHDVLKYFGILDGNAFSGNFRAAFKDHYGKVKYVGAFFRGKLTEVDPGEWKPGEKAETKYTIAVDYYRMEIDGAVVHEIDVFACKRVVNGVDQLAEVRKALGM, encoded by the coding sequence ATGGTTCCGGAAACTCTGTACAACTGCTCGGTGGCGGTGGACGGTCGCGGGTACGCTGGCCGGGCGACGGGCATGACGCCGCCGAAACTGAAACTCAAGACCGACGACTACCGCGCGGGCGGCATGGACGCGCCGTCCAAGGTCGACCAGGGCATGGAAGCGCTCGAAGCGTCGTTCGCCATGGCGTCCATGGAACACGACGTGCTGAAGTATTTCGGCATCCTCGACGGGAACGCGTTCAGCGGCAATTTCCGCGCGGCTTTCAAGGACCACTACGGCAAGGTCAAGTATGTCGGGGCGTTCTTTCGCGGCAAGCTGACCGAGGTGGATCCGGGCGAGTGGAAGCCGGGCGAGAAGGCGGAAACGAAGTACACCATCGCTGTCGATTACTACCGGATGGAGATCGACGGGGCCGTGGTTCACGAGATCGATGTGTTCGCGTGCAAGCGCGTGGTCAATGGCGTCGACCAACTGGCCGAGGTGCGTAAGGCGCTCGGCATGTAG
- a CDS encoding phage tail sheath subtilisin-like domain-containing protein produces the protein MGATSFFHGITTTIVDSGPRTIAVPSSSVVGLVDTYAPRVGLAQPNMPVQLTSYRDAVMAFGDTSAIARAARAIYAQSRAVIVAVGVPADGDEAQRTSAVIGGVTAGGARTGMQALLDGKSRFNAQPRLLIAPGHSAKQAVATAADEIAAKLRGIAVIDGPNEDDEAAIAYAQNFGSKRLYMVDPGSTMWDTTANADVAVPSSVFAAGLFCQTDANIGFWASPSNKEITGITATARPIEYLDGDETCRANLLNNANIATIIRDGGYRLWGNRTLSADPKWKFVTRVRTLDIVMDAVQAGHKWAVDRGITATYVSDVTEGLQAFMRDLKRQGALINFEVYPDPELNTASQLEDGKVYWNIRFTDVPPAENPIFRFEVTNQWMTEVLDNQV, from the coding sequence ATGGGAGCAACATCGTTTTTCCATGGCATCACGACGACGATCGTCGACTCGGGGCCGCGCACGATCGCCGTGCCGTCGTCGTCGGTGGTGGGGCTCGTTGATACGTACGCACCACGTGTCGGTCTGGCGCAGCCGAACATGCCCGTGCAACTGACGAGCTATCGCGATGCGGTGATGGCGTTCGGCGACACGAGCGCCATCGCGCGAGCTGCGCGCGCGATCTATGCGCAGAGCCGTGCGGTGATCGTCGCGGTGGGCGTGCCGGCCGACGGCGACGAGGCGCAGCGCACTTCGGCCGTGATCGGGGGCGTGACGGCAGGCGGAGCGCGTACGGGCATGCAGGCGCTGCTCGATGGGAAGTCGCGGTTCAACGCACAGCCGCGTTTGCTGATCGCACCGGGACACTCGGCCAAGCAGGCGGTCGCGACGGCGGCAGACGAAATCGCGGCGAAGCTGCGCGGAATCGCCGTGATAGACGGCCCGAACGAGGACGACGAGGCAGCGATTGCCTATGCGCAGAACTTCGGCAGCAAGCGGCTCTACATGGTCGATCCTGGCTCGACGATGTGGGATACGACGGCAAACGCCGATGTCGCGGTGCCGTCGTCGGTGTTCGCGGCCGGCCTGTTCTGCCAGACCGACGCCAACATTGGCTTCTGGGCGTCGCCGTCGAACAAGGAAATCACGGGCATCACGGCAACGGCTCGGCCAATCGAATACCTCGATGGCGACGAGACCTGCCGCGCGAACCTCCTGAACAACGCCAATATCGCGACCATCATCCGCGACGGCGGGTATCGGCTGTGGGGCAATCGGACGCTGTCGGCGGATCCGAAGTGGAAGTTCGTCACACGCGTGCGCACGCTCGACATCGTCATGGACGCGGTCCAGGCCGGGCACAAATGGGCGGTGGACCGCGGCATCACGGCGACCTACGTTAGCGACGTGACGGAGGGGCTGCAGGCGTTCATGCGCGACCTGAAGCGCCAGGGTGCCCTCATCAATTTCGAGGTCTATCCGGATCCCGAGCTGAACACGGCCAGCCAGCTGGAGGACGGCAAGGTGTACTGGAACATCCGCTTTACCGATGTACCGCCGGCCGAAAACCCAATTTTCCGCTTCGAGGTCACCAATCAGTGGATGACCGAAGTGCTCGATAACCAGGTCTAA
- a CDS encoding tail fiber assembly protein — protein sequence MLCNHYDRQTGQYLSSTLADSDPKDDSRWLEPAFSTVTPIPERKPLTWPFWKDGAWVLMPDYRGRVLYRTDTGERSEILAAGVTPADAGLTETPRPSDEYRWSDGAWEIDPDIVARKAKERATAEFQHRLANAQTKNYGRADAHAAGLLTDVEEAQFAAWSKYQIDLVRVVNAPDFPASAVWPVEPDDEAIRRDVEAKRAAAAAAVKAAEAQQAADKTEAAQAGRVDPDRVSDADSAREK from the coding sequence ATGCTTTGCAACCACTACGACAGACAGACGGGCCAATACCTGAGCAGTACGCTGGCTGATTCGGATCCGAAAGACGACAGCCGATGGCTCGAACCAGCATTTTCGACCGTTACGCCGATACCCGAGCGCAAGCCGCTGACGTGGCCGTTCTGGAAGGACGGCGCCTGGGTACTGATGCCCGACTATCGTGGTCGCGTGCTGTATCGAACCGATACCGGCGAGCGATCCGAGATCCTGGCAGCCGGCGTTACGCCGGCCGACGCCGGTCTCACCGAGACGCCACGGCCGTCCGACGAGTATCGCTGGAGCGATGGCGCCTGGGAGATCGACCCGGACATCGTGGCACGCAAGGCCAAGGAGCGGGCGACGGCGGAATTTCAGCATCGGCTGGCGAACGCACAGACGAAAAACTACGGTCGAGCGGACGCGCACGCGGCCGGCCTGCTGACGGATGTCGAGGAGGCGCAGTTCGCTGCGTGGTCCAAGTACCAGATCGATCTCGTACGCGTCGTGAATGCGCCGGACTTCCCGGCCTCGGCAGTGTGGCCAGTCGAACCGGACGACGAAGCGATCCGCCGCGACGTCGAGGCGAAGCGAGCCGCTGCCGCAGCGGCGGTGAAAGCAGCCGAGGCACAGCAGGCGGCGGACAAGACGGAAGCGGCCCAGGCTGGCCGGGTCGACCCAGATCGCGTGTCGGATGCCGACAGCGCTCGTGAAAAGTAA